The segment TATTTGATGCATCTCTTATGATCTTACATGCTCACTATCTATTCCAAAATCCCCTCTTACTTATTCATCTAGAATTATCAATATTTTAGAGGTAAGGATATTGGACTAGAAAGGCGGAAACTATGTAATTATTTGTTGTGATCCCTTTCTAACTCATATGTAACTCGCAAGATTCAAAATGACAATTAAATTCTATAATCCATTTGATCTTTCTAATCCATGCCTTGAAATATGtaatatattcaaatattttcCCCAAATATTGATATGCTTAAAATATCATCTTGTTCTTTTTAAGTTAAAATGACATCCTAGCAAAGTTTGATCAATTCACGAcacttttccatttttttaaaataaaataactatgaGCTGACAATGTTGGgcattattttgagaattcatCACTTCTTTTATTTGTATATCACCTTAAAAAATTTATAATCATGAGTTCATATATTCTTGTaaaatttgaagaaatatttgatGTATTGACAAATTGTTGACAAGTAGGAGGTATTTTTTGTTGAAcgtattaaattatataattttatcatgattaaactatataattttttattcaaaCTCTTTGATCAATATTTCAAGAAATTTGTTTCTCATAAAATCATCTCTAATGAGTGCAAATGGTGTATGTAACATTCATTGAATCTAGGTGACACTCACATTTCAAAATTGTATGATGGGTCAAACTTATTGACACATATGTCAAGAGTAGTGGGTCATGCAAACCCATATCTCATGAGAAAAAATGATCTAGACTTAACACAAATTAAATCTAAATGATACTTATATTTCAACCATATGACAAATTCTTAACGTATATGACGAATTTAAGATTTATAATCTAATTTATAGGGCTTGAAAATTTGATGGCCTTACAATCATACTCATCATTGTAAAGTAGAATCAACCTATCTCAAAAAGATCATATTTGATGTTAGGAGGGATTATGTCCATAGGGTATCAAAAAATTAAAGGATTACAATGGTTGGTATATCTTATCTAATTGGTACGTGTTCTATATGAACAAATGCCATACACAAATTTAAAGATAACCATGGTTAAATATCAAATTTGTTGCCTTGATATCAATATACCATATACATGTTAATTTGACTGTGTAGGTTTTTTAACATTTAATGCTTAGGGAAATGAAGCACTAAAAACTTGTGGGAATAAGGGAACATATTTTTGCACACTGAATATGCCAAGTCTAATTACAGTGTTAGTGATTAGGTTAGATTATCACCTAATTTAATGAAGTGTCACATAGTAGTGAgtacttgcatttttagtattatAATAGAAGTATTTGTTGTCTAGTTAATATATGAGTAGTAAATTGGAAGGTTCCCCTAACAATTCAAGATCAAAAtacaataaattatgaaatttctAATGAAGATATTGTATATTATGTAAAATACATTATAATtacaaattttctattattaaattaaaccctaatcattttaataaataataaaaaccaTAGGGAATTTTATTGTTGATTGCATTATTGCATCTAAGGCAAGAGCAAAGTCTCCACTTAGTGAAACATCTAAAGTCACCATATGTAGTTGCATTCACAAATGGTAGGATCGGAAAGTTGGCTGATATAGAGAAGCACTAAAAGATGCTAAGAAGTATTGTTACTAGCTCAACCTTTTCGAATACCATGGATATGAATTTAAGATTTtatgaattttatctacatgaTTTGAATTACACAACATTGACAAAACTATCTACTAGAAATGTTGAAactaaataataattttattaaactAATGAATTAAACACCCTTAATGCACAATTTAAATATTATAtcaatttaaaatttataataatttaataattgaaaattTATAAATAACGTAATGATTTTAAGAAACTAAAATATATACTTAAATACTATAAATTTACATAGagaattcttttctttttaaatattataaaatatacaGGGTGAGTTGGCTTAGTGGTGGAGAATTTATGCTCTTGAGAGAGAGGTTACAACTTTAAATctcacaagggggtaaggtatgtatgtcTTGTTTGTAATTCAGTTAGATAGTCCCATATTGCTCTAATCCATCTCTCAACTCATATACAGAATTGTGAACTATAAAAGACCCTATGAATACAGCACACAACAGTATTCGACTGGTATGGATCATCCAGAACTCGTTCAATCCAATGTGTCTCTCGTCCAAGTTCAACGGCTGACCCTGAGTACTAATCAAGTTCAGCAATTGGATTGTCAGAGCGCTGATCACAAGAAAATCACCGGGAATCCAATGCGCTTTACTCTTCAAACTCTTCACTGCATCcttgaaaatgagaaaaataaataaaatcactgAAGACACCAATATGATTATATTCCTGCAGAGAAAAGCAATGGAATGGCTATTATTAGGTGTAAACCATTTTATCGTGGTGTAGGTGGACTCTTAAAATGTTGTTTGTTTGTACAGACCATCCAACAAAGCCATCTGGAGGGATTCTGGATTTGTGAGCTTTCAAAAGGTTTTCTTGAATCCATTATAACATGTTTGTAAACTACAGAGTTCTTGAACAGTCTGCACCGTGAACTTGTACATAACAAGTTTAACAGTCTCGCTGTGAAGTTTTTGCTTAATGTGTTACAAAAGTATGCTGTATATACAGGAAGATTTGCAAACACTTTGCATGGTTTCTTCATAAAACTAACAACAAATCCTAAAGATTTTCTTCATTTACCTTGCTCCTCACTTATCCATGGGCTCACTTGATTAGAGCTTTTGCGTTTACAAATCAATGATCGTTTGTTATACACACAGGCTATGCATATTACTACTACTGCACTACACAACACAATCACTGCCACAAAAACTGCCACTCTTGCCGAGTGTTTTCTGTTGGAAGAACAAGAAGGGAACCTCAATGGGCCGCTGCCACATAGTTTCTGATTGCCCTCAAAACTCGAATTGAAAGCCAAATTATTGAGAGCATCAGGGACAGGGCCAGACAAGTTATTACGTGATACATTGAACTCGCTTAAGCTTAGCAGTCCTAATTCCACAGGGATTCTGCCCTGAAGCTCATTGTTGGATAGATCAACAGATGTTAGCAGGGGCAAGGAGCCCAGTGTTTCTGGAATTGTACCACTCAATTCGTTGTTGGCCAGATTGAGCTGGCTTAGACGCTGCAGCGACATTATCTGACTGGGAATTTCACCTGAGAGATGGTTATGCTCGAGATGGAGGGTTTCCAGAAGGTGCAAAGCCATGAGCTCAAGAGGAATGGACCCGGACAAATTGTTCTTGCCCGCAGAGAAATACTGGAGGCTTTTCAGCTCTCCAATCTGTGGAGGAATGCTTCCGCTGAATTGGTTGCTACCCATATATAACATGGACAGATTCTTTGCTTTTCCGATTGCAGCAGGGATTGGGCCTTCGAATTCATTGTTGTGCAGGAGCAGTCTGACCAGATTTGGAGAGCCCCAGAAACCCTCTGGAATCCTCCCGCTCAGTCGGTTGCCGTTGAGCAGAGCATACTGTAGACTGTTGCAGGATTCTAGAGATGAAGGCAAGCTTCCGTTGAAATTGTTTGAAGATATGGACAGCCCATAAAGCGTTCCACGGCTACACAGATTCTTCGGCAGAGGACCTTCCAAGTAATTGCCTACTATGTCAATAAGAAAAATGTTGGAGTTCTTCCCCAAATTTTGGGGCAGAGAGCCGGTGAGACTGTTGTTGAAGAGCTTTAACCTTGTCAGGTATTGAAGCTGGTCAAGGCCAGCAGGAATGGAGCCGGTAAGCTGATTCTGCATCAGATTCAGGGTATCCATATACGAGAGGTTCGCAATTCCGTCAGGAATCTCGCCACTGAGCTGATTGTCAGAAAGATCCAACACGGATAAGCTGCTCAGGTCGCCAATATTCGCCGGAATTTGCCCTGACAGGTTGTTGTCCCACAGCAGCAACTCTGTCATGTTCGACAGAGCTGTTATACTGGTTGGAATTTCACCAGAGAGACGATTCTTGGACATGTCCAGGGACTCCAATTGCGTCAAATTGAGGAAAAAATTGGGAATTTTTCCGATGAGGGAGCAATTATAGAGCCACAACTGCTGCAGCTGCTTCAAATTCCCAAGCTCGCTTGGCAGCACACCAGGCTGCAGGGGATTGTCCCCAATGCTGAAGTTGGTCAGAGTCGTCAAATTGCCAAGAAAAGAAGGGATTTTGCCGCTCAGGCTATTCTCATGGAAAATCAGGGCTTCAATCTTTGAGAGCAGTCCGAAAGCAGGGGGAACGGGGCCAGAGAAAGCATTCCCGGCCAGATTCAAGACTCTCAACTCGCTCATTTCATAGATGGCATTGGGAAGGCTTCCATGGAACAAATTGTAGGACAAGTCCAGCCTCTGCAAGAGCTTACACTGGAGAAGAGCACTGGGAAAGAGGCCACCGAAATGGTTCCCTTGGATTATGAGGGAGGTCAAATTTGCAAGACCGCACATGGCAGAAGTGAGATTTCCAGATATCGAAGCATCAGTGAGATTGATTTGAGTGACGGCCATGGCAGAATCGCAGTTTACTCCATTCCATGCGCATGGATTGGAGTCGGACGCATTCCAATTGGAGAGCGCCCCATGTCTGTCAATCCAACTTTCCTCCTTTATACGCAGCAGAATGCTTCCCTCTTCAGAGATGGCAGAACACCATCTCTGTCTCGtcaggaggaggacgaggaggagccTCAAATGACTGACATTGGGAAAACAGAGATCATTTTGCTTCCTGCGCAAAGCCATTTGAAAAACACCGAGTTTACTGTGAAAAGAGCAGGTGTGTTGCTGAGCATTTAAGCTTCTGAAAAGAGGGCTGGTTTCAGTAGATGACGCACAGGCTTGCATCTGTTATGCTCTTCTAGATGAAGGGAGACCAGTCAAGGAACACATAAGCTCACATATCAAAACATTTTGAGGTGCAGATTCATTCCAGTTATTTGACCCATTTCCCCCATTCTAGAGGCAATGAGGCATTGCTTAGCTTGAAGGTTTTACCCGGCACCCatgtttaataatataaaaatggcACCTTCTTGACCGGATCAGACTTGCCATTTTTTCCTGCATCTAGAACAAGGGATTATTTTTAACTATGTGCTGATCAAAACTTTCCAGTCAAGTGATTTCAATCAGAATTGCGGAGCCAACTGATTGGTGAAAGAAGACAAGCGTTTATTCTTGTCCGCCATTGCGGCGTGCAGGGAGAGCTGGTCTGTTTTGTACGATTATATTTAAAGGTTTTCTTTGTGAAGTCCCAGACTTGCAAAGAATATGATCAGATTTGATTTTTCAATGAGATTACAGAGGATATCTATCAGACTGTTCTACAATTTTTTCGTCATTCTACTcaaatcaaatattttatttttgcatccGTTATATTTTAAATTTCTCTTACATTTTATATTTTCAATGCATCATCTATTCTTCATACAAAACAGTACTCCATAAAATTTATAAAATCTACAAAACAACAACAGGTCTTTAGAGATTTCTACCGATTGGATCTTCTTAATCTGCCTTCTTAATACTCTAAAATATCAAAAATCCGCTGAAAAACAATTATATTATGCAAATTTATGTTTGTGTTAAAGTGTCGGTTTGTATGGAGAATAATCACTGCCCATCACAAAAGGCTTAGAGAGAAtttcattatattttattttaaattccttTAAGATGCATCTAGATACAATGTTCTACACTTACCGTTTAGTGCAGTCTTCAACTAAAACAATGCTAAAATATACAAACACTTGAAAATCATTGTATCAACATTAATTTTCTTAAACTGTCATGTAAGTTTAAAACGTTGTTTGTTGGCATGTTGATTGCTATATTGTAATTTGTGCAAAACATTGCTGCACATCAACCTCATCATAATCGATCGACCTAAAAATGCtatcaataaaatattattatacaaGAATAACAACATCAAATGGAAATAAATGTTCTGGATGTAAtgagttaaaatgataaaatccacGAGTCCAATATTAATGGGTGGGTGATCAAACAACCATGGTGCAAATGTACATTAAGATGAATAATCATGAAAATGTTGATTGCAACGTTAACATGGTCAATAGAATCCACAATGAACATCACATTAATTTAGTAGAATGTATGTGTTAGAATTGCTTATGCTTACAATTACAAATTGCACTATGATGATTATTATATGAGTATGCTTAGATACCTTGAGATAAACTATAAATCTCCTTTTATTGTGGGGAATCTAGGGGTGACAACTTAGGttttatctattgaatattgtTTCAAGCAATGGAAAGTTTCAAACTTATGTGTTAATTGCTTTTAGATGATATGTAGTGTTTTGTCAAAACTATCAAAACAATCCAAGATAATTAGTCAAGATAGATATTCTTTATGCAATACTTGAACAACATTAAATTTGCATTTATTTTTTATCCGACAGAGCAATCCATGTTCCCTTGATGCAACACATAAAACACAATTATCATTTCAACAAGGTTTTATCCTAGTCCGTTTTCATCATTTATAATATAAACCATGTAGAATATGGTTGCACTCTACACAATGGCTAAAAAAAGGTGTACATTGTGGCAAAGACAAGTCTGTACAGTGGCTACATTTCTTGTTATAACACAAACCATGTAGAATAATGGTTGCACTCCACACAATGGCCAAAAAAGGTATACATTGTGGCAAAAACAAGTTTGTATAGTGACTACATTTCCTATTATAACATAAGCCATGTAGAATAGTGGTTGCGCACAATACAATAGCTCTAGACATGTATATATGATGAAAAAGTTTAAAACATACATCATACACTAGAAAGGACAAAGGATTTGGTGCAAATTTTCATAACATGTGGACAATTGTTACAACataaatgcaaaaggacaagataataataataagaatTATGTGGAAGTATGGAAATAAAAAGTAGAAAAAACCATCTTTTATTTCCCATTTACTAAGATCTTTCTCTAGATTGGATATTGATGGTTGTGCTAGCATAATTGAAAGGTGTGTTAGAGAACAACTCCATGTAATCATTCTTGGAGATGATGCTTCATAGATTACTAACAAGTCCATGGCATAGACAAGTATGTTAATATGTAACACCTATACAAGACTAAGCATGATCCACGTAGATATACATATCACGTAAAGCCATCACTTGTTGCATATTATAACTAAACATTATTCTACATGGTTTATGTTATAATATCTAACTCAGGGTCAAGATCTATATTACAGCTGCAAAAGAACATTGGTTTTCTTTGTGGTGACATTAAATCTAGATAATTCATTATTATGGTTTTGTTCCTATTAGAATAAAACCTTCCAATGGTTAGAAGAGACCaagaggaaaaatattttaaataattcaaaaaGAGACTAAACTAAAGGGATTTTCACTTAGAAGAAATGTCAAATAGTAGTAATAAACATAATATCCGAGACATCTCAAAAACTAGTAATTTatcttatttatattaaaaaaaaactgcATCTAACTATTAAACCCTCTTATGCTTAAAATAAATGGTTCTAGACCAAAACATTATAGAAATGTATACTTAATGAATGTGAAATTTCTACCTAAAAGTGCATTCTTGCTAATACTTATAGCTTAGAAAGTAAAGATGTAGTAATGGAGGTATATTTCTAATCATTGCTAATTCTATTTTTATTGTCTAGTCAATTGCAGGCTATTTTTAATCACAAACCAAAATGATGAACAATTAAACATATCACTTGAAGCATGCTATACAACATACACATTAAAGATTCATTACATATTTTTATAAACAATTATTAATTGATATCTACTTTTTTATGTATTTTGGTAGCAAGAAAGAGAAAATCTAGAACAAAAATAAAAGGCTAAGGACCAATTTATCCAGGGGAGTGAAATTGCTTATAGTTGACTCGAATGATGATGAAATTATGGTCAATACCACATATTGTAATATTAACAATGAAAGTGCATATATAATGGATGTGACTATTAGTTCATGCCAATACCATGGACTGAAGACAAAGTTGAACAAAAGGGAATGGACACCAAAAGAAATGGATGATTATGTCAAGGATGTCAATGCAAATATGTTCAACATAACATTAGATACAAAAAAGTGGGAAATCCCTTCTAATAGTTTGACATACTAATTGTCAAGAATGACAAGAACTAAGGGAAGAGACCACCAACTGTTCTATCAATGGAAGAAGGGCTAGAAGTAGTTAAGTGGTGCAAATATTTACAATGCCAACTTAGTGTTTTTACATTAACTTTCTTATACTTCCACACTTTTCTATGAATTCATCGCCCTAATATTTAATCACCATCATATCTTTTAGATGTTTGATGATTTCATGGACATCTTTGTGATCATGCTAACATTtcattgattttaaaaataaataatatattttcttcAAACTCtaatttctaattttaatttcataaaataatttaaaaccTATCTCATGGATCACTCTATTCATAAATTACTTTATTCTTAAACCTTCTCACATTATTATCTCTTTACTCCTATTTTGTTGTGGTGCATTACaatttttccattttcattttttgATTACACTAACTCTTTTATAATCCAAGGAAGCATTTGATCTTGGGTTATAGACAAAGTAACAAGCAAAGATTATTCACTCATCATTGGGGTGATTTTTTGTTAATCAACTTTCACAATTGTTGATACCTAGTTTTATTTCATTAATGTTGgggtatttttgtcattgttgttcATATTTTAACTCTTTTCTCACATTTATTTCTTATCATAAACAAAAGAAAACTATTGATTTTATATCATccatgtttttttttcaaatttgcatgCTTATTGACTAATTTCTTAGAAGCATGCGTAGATTTCTCCAAATGTGGGGATGAATAGTAGGTTTATTATTCTTTCTAGAAATAATATAAATCCATATTAATTTAATCTACACAAGGTCCATTTAATCTTAATTAACCATGGAGACTAAAAGACTTTATAGGGACCTAAACACCTTGATAGGATCCTATATAATCACCACTTTCTAATGGAGGAGCGTCCAatggtgtaagggcaatcttgcatcaccccaaacattttttttctttttgttttgtaggcTTCTTTAGTTGTTTTGGAGCACGTGATGAAACTTACGAGGTGTAGTATAGTCAAAAGTTTGAAACAACTAAAAATACTCTTATGTCATTTTTAGCAAGTTAGCCTATATGGGCACATATGGACATGAAAATAGACCCTAGGAAAGGAGTTGAAAAATATAATGAATGGTGAAAGAATTGTCTCAAAATCCTATACCATTCGAGAGATATAAATGTTTCAAGGTTCAAAAATCCTATAAAAAATATTCAAGTTGAATTTTGGAATTTTAAATGATCGAATGGGACCTCAATTAATGTTTGATAAATTCTTGATCTAAGAAAAGCATGGTGTAGAGCACTCTGAGATCTTTAGTTTAAAAAAGGGGCTCAATTAGGttacaaaatcaaaatttatggCCTTCAGAAGTTGTGCTACTTTAGgaggaaatattaaaaaaataaaaatatttgtgggtgccaaaacCCATTTTGGGCATATTTTCAACACATTCCAAGGTAGGGAAAAATGAGGGAAACGTTGTAGGTAAAAATAAGGGGAAAGTGTCTAGAATATTCTAAGACAATTATTGTTGCCAATAAGAGGTGAATAAAGGTTGCAGAATATAACTCCATCAATACATATTATGGCTCTAGATTGTAGGGTTTCTTATAGAGTTGATTTTCTTTTTAATGATTTGAGTCCATGTGGAAGTCACATTGTAATTTTTTGAATTTGTAATtccattttattaaaaaatataaagtgAGTTATTTTCTTATTGCAACTTATGTGTTATTATTTGTTGTTGTGCTATGTGTGAGTGTTGGGTGGAGTTGCCCTTCATCACTTTCCTTTATCCTAAGCATAGGATTATATAAAATTTTAGATATTCTATTATATTcacttgatttttaaaaaaaattataggtaTGGTGGATAGGTCTGTGCATGATAATACCTTGTTTATATCTCTACATCTCTCTTCAAGTGTTACATCTTTTTaattccaattttttttatttctattgtaTCAATATCAAATgaatcttttgtaatatgaatccATTAGTTAAATCATTTTCATCTTTACAAAAATTAGTCTAATAGCAATATCAACATTAAATTGTAATTTATGTTACATTTCTTACAATCTAATTTTAACTTAATTAACGTGGTATAAGTCTAAAGAAGTTAAAAATGTATTTTATAGTTCTATCCAATGGAATTTGATTAAGAGAGTTTAATTGGACCCCCTTCAATCAAATCCTCTTAGATGAAACCCCTTAAGGTTTAAATATTTAATACAACTAACAAATATGTGATTTCAAGAAAAAATATAGTATGTGCCACAAGTGGGACACACTATTATGGGACCATTTGAATGTATAAAcatagaaaatagaaataaatcTCATATGTTAAGGTAGCTTATAATAGATaaaaaaatctcctcttttttGGATGGACTCCATTTTCAAGAATGTGCAATATCAAAATCACTGCCAAGAATCTTCCCAATTGGATTGAAATAATATTTTCTCTAGATCAATTCtttttctttctcctctctctTAGTTAAAAGAAAGAATGATATAAAAATTGTCTTCCCAAGGGAAAAAAGAAGGTTTATATGAGGTGTCATGTCACCTATCCTTGTCCAATAAGCTTAGGATACATTGATTTTTCAAACCCCTAAGCAACCACCTCTTAAATAACATAAACATACCTTATGACCCATGTGAAACCTATATGATTTTGTCATTTCAAGGCAAGAAAGACTCTAATGCATtccacaaaataataaaaataaaagaataagagaTTTGATCAAAGCTTTCATACACAAACTCACAATACCTCATAAATGCATGATTTTTCCAAGGTCATAAATAGGTACAAGGATACTTGAATCATACTCGACTTCATCTAAAAAGGTACCCCATTCCACAATACCTACCTAAGTGGGTTAGTTTCAccctaaaatattcaaaataatcattttacat is part of the Cryptomeria japonica chromosome 10, Sugi_1.0, whole genome shotgun sequence genome and harbors:
- the LOC131051664 gene encoding receptor-like protein kinase HSL1 — encoded protein: MQACASSTETSPLFRSLNAQQHTCSFHSKLGVFQMALRRKQNDLCFPNVSHLRLLLVLLLTRQRWCSAISEEGSILLRIKEESWIDRHGALSNWNASDSNPCAWNGVNCDSAMAVTQINLTDASISGNLTSAMCGLANLTSLIIQGNHFGGLFPSALLQCKLLQRLDLSYNLFHGSLPNAIYEMSELRVLNLAGNAFSGPVPPAFGLLSKIEALIFHENSLSGKIPSFLGNLTTLTNFSIGDNPLQPGVLPSELGNLKQLQQLWLYNCSLIGKIPNFFLNLTQLESLDMSKNRLSGEIPTSITALSNMTELLLWDNNLSGQIPANIGDLSSLSVLDLSDNQLSGEIPDGIANLSYMDTLNLMQNQLTGSIPAGLDQLQYLTRLKLFNNSLTGSLPQNLGKNSNIFLIDIVGNYLEGPLPKNLCSRGTLYGLSISSNNFNGSLPSSLESCNSLQYALLNGNRLSGRIPEGFWGSPNLVRLLLHNNEFEGPIPAAIGKAKNLSMLYMGSNQFSGSIPPQIGELKSLQYFSAGKNNLSGSIPLELMALHLLETLHLEHNHLSGEIPSQIMSLQRLSQLNLANNELSGTIPETLGSLPLLTSVDLSNNELQGRIPVELGLLSLSEFNVSRNNLSGPVPDALNNLAFNSSFEGNQKLCGSGPLRFPSCSSNRKHSARVAVFVAVIVLCSAVVVICIACVYNKRSLICKRKSSNQVSPWISEEQGK